One genomic region from Ovis canadensis isolate MfBH-ARS-UI-01 breed Bighorn chromosome 6, ARS-UI_OviCan_v2, whole genome shotgun sequence encodes:
- the AREG gene encoding amphiregulin: MFAHLAPEPEPREPEPRHPETSSRSCLQRPRLAGPASSATRLPASQLSATTASSRPQLPAELPQRPRRRRSEGPMRAPLLPPAPVVLSLLIFGSAHYTAGLDVNDTYSGKGEPFSGDHSADRFEVTLRSEISSASEMPPGGELSSAFDYDYAEEYDNEPQISGYIVDDSVRVEQVVKPKKNKTESEKTSDKPKRKKKGGKNGKNRRNRKRKNLCDTEFQNFCIHGKCTFLEQLETVSCQCYPEYFGERCGEKSMKTQSMVDSDLSKIALAAIAAFVSAMTFTAIAVVITILLRRRYLRGYEGVAEERKKLRQENGNGHAVA; the protein is encoded by the exons ATGTTCGCACACCTGGCGCCCGAGCCTGAGCCCAGGGAACCTGAGCCCAGACATCCCGAGACGAGCTCCAGGAGCTGCCTCCAGCGCCCCAGGCTGGCCGGGCCTGCGAGCTCGGCCACGCGGCTCCCCGCGTCCCAGCTCTCGGCCACCACCGCCTCTTCCCGCCCGCAGCTCCCGGCCGAGTTGCCCCAGAGACCGCGACGCCGCCGCTCCGAGGGACCAATGAGAGCCCCGCTGCTGCCGCCGGCGCCCGTGGTGCTGTCGCTCCTCATCTTCGGCTCAG CCCATTATACTGCTGGATTAGATGTCAATGACACCTACTCTGGAAAAGGAGAACCATTTTCTGGGGACCACAGTGCTGACAGATTTGAGGTGACCTTAAGAAGTGAGATTTCCTCTGCAAGTGAAATGCCTCCTGGTGGCGAACTGTCCTCGGCGTTCGACTATGACTATGCAGAAGAGTATGATAATGAACCACAGATATCTGGCTATATTGTAGATGATTCAGTCAGAG ttGAACAGGTAGTTAAGCCTAAGAAAAACAAAACGGAAAGTGAAAAGACTTCAGATAaacccaaaagaaagaaaaagggaggcaaaaatggaaaaaatagaagaaacagaaagaggaaaaatctgTGTGATACAGAATTTCAAAATTTCTGCATTCATGGAAAATGCACATTTTTAGAGCAACTGGAAACAGTATCATGCCA ATGTTATCCAGAGTACTTTGGTGAACGATGTGGGGAAAAGTCCATGAAGACTCAGAGCATGGTCGACAGTGATTTATCAAAAATTGCTTTAGCAGCTATAGCTGCTTTCGTCTCCGCCATGACCTTCACAgctattgctgttgttattaCAATCCT GCTTCGAAGACGATACCTCAGGGGATATGAAGGTGTCGCTGAAGAACGAAAGAAACTTCGACAAGAAAATGGAAATGGACATGCCGTAGCATAA